A single genomic interval of Anopheles marshallii chromosome 2, idAnoMarsDA_429_01, whole genome shotgun sequence harbors:
- the LOC128707748 gene encoding actin-related protein 10 yields the protein MPLYETMLQEKPAIVLEIGTALTKLGFAGEPYPRSIIPSEVLDHEAKNAGLTTPNRKLFNYSNEVELYDWLVEFLKTIFFKYVLVSPKDRKVVIVESVLCPTIIKEKLARALFCHFDVSSVFFVPTHLVVLATLAVETALVVDIGYKEAIVVPVFCGVQALYAWEAQPLAAESVHNEIRRQLMENGVDEKLLTETTVEDIKIRTCFVTTAERAAKYREDGGAAFQPCPDVDYPAKGEAVIKVSGRLRETAYEVMFPEDNDRLGLPYIILNAILKCPRDTRIQLANNLILIGGSTMVQGLTARLKSELLALLQSELYKDRLFIQTFKFHKAPAEPNFTAWMGGSIYGATDLVLTKSISREAYSKNQSIPDFTNYEEARGAPMRG from the exons atgcCACTGTACGAAACAATGCTACAAGAAAAACCGGCCATTGTGCTGGAAATCGGTACGGCACTGACCAA ATTGGGCTTTGCCGGTGAACCGTACCCACGCAGTATCATTCCATCGGAGGTGCTGGATCATGAGGCAAAAAATGCCGGTCTTACGACCCCGAACCGGAAACTGTTCAACTACAGCAACGAGGTGGAGTTGTACGATTGGTTAGTCGAGTTTCTAAAGACGATTTTCTTCAAGTACGTTCTCGTCAGTCCAAAGGATCGCAAAGTTGTGATAGTGGAATCGGTTCTCTGTCCGACGATCATTAAAGAAAAGTTAGCCCGTGCTCTGTTCTGCCACTTTGACGTGTCATCAGTGTTCTTTGTACCGACGCACCTTGTCGTACTGGCAACGTTGGCGGTGGAAACGGCACTCGTGGTAGATATCGGATACAAGGAAGCGATCGTGGTACCGGTGTTCTGCGGCGTACAAGCCCTGTACGCGTGGGAAGCACAACCCCTTGCAGCTGAAAGCGTACACAACGAAATAAGACGCCAGCTGATGGAGAACGGTGTGGATGAAAAGCTGCTAACCGAAACGACCGTAGAGGACATCAAGATACGAACTTGCTTCGTAACGACCGCCGAAAGGGCGGCAAAGTATCGAGAGGATGGTGGAGCAGCGTTTCAACCCTGTCCAGATGTAGATTACCCTGCGAAAGGCGAAGCCGTGATCAAAGTTTCCGGTCGGTTGCGTGAAACCGCCTACGAAGTGATGTTCCCGGAGGATAACGATCGGCTCGGACTGCCGTACATCATCCTGAACGCGATTCTCAAGTGTCCGCGCGACACGCGCATACAGCTGGCGAACAATCTCATCCTGATCGGTGGTTCTACGATGGTGCAGGGTTTGACCGCACGGTTAAAGTCAGAACTGCTGGCACTGTTGCAGTCCGAGCTCTACAAGGATCGGTTGTTTATACAAACGTTTAAATTCCATAAAGCACCCGCAGAACCCAACTTTACTGCCTGGATGGGTGGATCGATTTATGGCGCGACGGATCTTGTGCTCACCAAATCGATCAGCCGGGAAGCGTACAGCAAAAATCAATCCATTCCCGACTTTACCAACTATGAAGAAGCGCGCGGTGCTCCGATGCGTGGCTGA